From the genome of Nitrospirota bacterium, one region includes:
- a CDS encoding MerR family transcriptional regulator: MGVEKRHFHSREVREIVGLSRRQMQYWDRTGLVTPAHRTQGGHARYTFEDLVAYKTAKKLLDAGVSLQRIRKVMVRLREILPTIKRPLVELTLVATGDVVLVFYERTVFEAITGQEWLLDIGDVQRDVDRWQRRVGEIRRLRRRSAPGAPSPPETAAHQG; this comes from the coding sequence ATGGGTGTTGAGAAGCGCCATTTTCACAGTCGAGAGGTCCGGGAAATCGTCGGTCTCAGCCGGAGGCAGATGCAGTACTGGGATCGTACCGGATTGGTGACCCCGGCGCATCGCACGCAGGGAGGCCATGCGCGCTACACGTTCGAGGATCTGGTCGCGTACAAAACCGCCAAGAAACTGCTCGATGCGGGCGTCTCGCTGCAGCGGATCAGGAAGGTCATGGTCAGGCTCCGCGAGATCTTGCCCACGATCAAGCGGCCGTTGGTGGAACTCACACTGGTGGCCACGGGTGACGTGGTCCTGGTCTTCTACGAACGGACCGTGTTCGAGGCCATCACGGGACAGGAATGGCTGCTGGATATCGGGGACGTCCAGCGCGATGTGGACCGCTGGCAACGACGGGTGGGCGAGATTCGCCGCTTGCGGCGGCGCTCCGCACCGGGTGCGCCGTCCCCGCCGGAGACCGCGGCCCACCAAGGCTGA
- a CDS encoding diguanylate cyclase: MFGAATVPVDQETYHYLLGMETRRAIRYSHFFSLCHLRIDQDDPIARAVVCAVADIVRETIRETDVIGLAEERTLSILLLNTEIHNALQIGERIRTRVADHTFVAEQQAIQLTASLGGVCFPTHGNDAAALLLRADEMLAMARRQGGNQTAIPVS, from the coding sequence ATGTTTGGGGCGGCGACAGTACCCGTTGATCAAGAGACGTACCACTACCTATTGGGAATGGAGACCCGTCGCGCAATTCGCTATTCCCATTTCTTTTCCCTCTGTCACCTGAGGATCGACCAGGACGACCCGATTGCCCGCGCGGTCGTCTGTGCGGTCGCCGACATCGTGCGGGAAACCATTCGCGAAACCGACGTGATCGGATTGGCGGAGGAGCGAACGCTCTCGATCCTCCTACTCAACACCGAAATCCACAACGCACTGCAGATCGGCGAGCGGATCCGTACCCGCGTGGCTGACCACACCTTCGTCGCTGAACAACAGGCCATCCAGTTGACCGCCAGCCTTGGCGGGGTGTGCTTCCCCACGCACGGAAACGATGCAGCCGCGCTCCTGCTGCGAGCCGACGAAATGTTGGCGATGGCGAGGCGACAGGGCGGAAACCAGACCGCGATTCCCGTGTCCTGA
- a CDS encoding sigma-54 dependent transcriptional regulator: MIDPIHHGHVTIWADEELVGVIQGLLSPLSLALTRASDELDLIQQVRHTRPLLAIVHSVKKPTNLVELLTALHRLQSDLAIILILGHEHIPLQNSIAVSPKLKVLAEPLDLTALSQRIMEATGLSSPLERSLGHDDLRNQSDYGHLLGLSPKMKEIMMIINQVAPTNIKVLIRGESGTGKELVARTLYARSLRKDKPFIKVLCAALPEGLLESELFGYEKGAFTGALRRKPGKFEFANHGTIFLDEIGEISPGLQAKLLQVLQDGEFSRVGGETDVKVDTRVLAATNKNLEKAVAEGTFREDLFYRINVVSVHLPPLRERKEEISYLVEYFLEKFNHQYNKTYQRLSESTLQRFYEYDWPGNVRELENIVKRIVVLDNEDVVLAKPPPQEDVPLPSPTPPAKPAPVASSGGASPTSTYSLKSVGKEAASQAERDLIRNILYQTHWNRKRAAELLQISYKALLYKIKKYDLNNDG; the protein is encoded by the coding sequence ATGATAGACCCGATCCATCACGGACATGTCACGATCTGGGCTGACGAAGAACTGGTCGGTGTCATCCAGGGCCTGTTGAGTCCGTTGAGCTTGGCGCTGACCCGCGCGTCGGACGAACTAGACCTGATCCAACAGGTTCGCCACACCCGCCCCTTGCTGGCGATCGTACATAGTGTCAAAAAACCGACGAATTTGGTCGAGCTCCTCACCGCGCTTCATCGCCTTCAGTCCGATTTGGCAATCATACTCATACTGGGTCACGAGCATATACCCCTGCAGAACTCCATCGCCGTCTCGCCGAAACTCAAGGTTCTTGCCGAGCCACTTGACCTGACGGCCCTGAGCCAACGGATTATGGAGGCGACGGGGCTCTCCAGCCCGTTGGAGCGCTCGCTGGGCCACGACGATCTCCGGAATCAGAGCGACTATGGGCACCTTTTGGGCCTGAGTCCCAAGATGAAAGAGATCATGATGATCATCAACCAGGTCGCTCCCACGAACATCAAGGTGCTCATTCGTGGAGAAAGCGGAACCGGGAAAGAACTGGTGGCGCGAACTTTGTATGCTCGTTCACTCCGAAAGGATAAACCGTTCATCAAGGTCCTCTGCGCAGCGCTCCCGGAGGGTCTGCTCGAAAGCGAGCTCTTTGGCTACGAAAAAGGCGCATTCACGGGAGCTCTGAGGAGAAAACCGGGGAAGTTTGAATTCGCCAATCACGGGACGATTTTTCTCGATGAAATCGGTGAGATCAGCCCGGGCCTGCAGGCCAAGCTCCTCCAGGTCCTCCAAGACGGGGAATTCTCCCGCGTCGGAGGCGAAACAGACGTCAAAGTCGACACGCGCGTGCTCGCCGCAACCAACAAAAACCTGGAGAAGGCCGTGGCCGAGGGCACGTTTCGGGAGGACCTTTTCTATCGGATCAACGTCGTTTCCGTTCATCTCCCGCCGTTGAGGGAACGGAAAGAGGAAATTTCATACCTTGTGGAATACTTTCTGGAAAAATTCAACCACCAATACAACAAGACGTACCAGCGGCTCTCGGAGAGCACCCTTCAACGCTTTTACGAATACGATTGGCCCGGAAACGTGAGGGAACTGGAGAACATCGTCAAACGGATCGTCGTGCTCGACAACGAGGACGTGGTGCTGGCCAAGCCGCCTCCGCAAGAAGACGTGCCCTTGCCCTCGCCGACGCCACCGGCAAAACCCGCACCGGTCGCTTCAAGCGGCGGCGCGTCGCCCACGTCGACGTATTCATTGAAGAGCGTGGGCAAGGAGGCCGCCAGTCAAGCGGAACGGGACCTGATTCGCAATATCCTTTACCAGACCCACTGGAACAGAAAACGCGCCGCGGAACTTTTGCAGATCAGCTATAAAGCTCTCCTCTACAAGATCAAAAAATACGATCTCAACAACGATGGATAG
- the purF gene encoding amidophosphoribosyltransferase yields MRIDLTPFDKLHEECGIFGVYGHPEAANLTYLGLHALQHRGQEGSGIVSSDGRNFYVEKGPGLVLDVFDKARMARLPGHMAIGHNRYSTAGGSHEKNLQPFLVNFTRGHLALAHNGNLVNAQGLRGELEAYGAIFQSTTDSEVIIHLIAHSRQDAILARVVDALSKVKGAFSLLFLSSEGIVAVRDPFGFRPLSLGRLREGWVVSSESVAFNLVEADYVRDIEPGELVVINDRGVTSFHPFSATPQAQCVFEHVYFSRPDSRVFGHNVYSVRKRNGIRLAKEAPVAADVVIPVPDSGIPAAIGFSEGSAVPFEEGLVRSHYIGRTFIEPQDSIRHFGVRIKLSPIREVLEGRRVVVVDDSLVRGTTSRKLLKMLRSAGAKEVHLRIASPPIISPCFYGIDTPTRQELIATSHTVEETRKYIGADSLAYLSRAGLFAAFGSEEADGNSFCDACFTGQYPVPFTKEELVQLGLF; encoded by the coding sequence CACGCCTTGCAACACCGCGGGCAGGAGGGCAGCGGCATCGTGTCCTCAGACGGCCGCAACTTCTACGTCGAGAAGGGTCCCGGTCTGGTCCTCGATGTGTTCGACAAGGCCCGCATGGCGAGGCTGCCCGGCCACATGGCGATCGGCCACAATCGATACTCCACCGCCGGCGGGTCGCACGAAAAGAACCTGCAACCGTTCCTGGTGAACTTCACCCGCGGTCACCTTGCGTTGGCGCACAACGGCAATCTCGTCAACGCGCAAGGGCTGCGCGGCGAGCTCGAGGCGTACGGGGCGATTTTTCAATCCACCACCGACAGCGAGGTGATCATCCACCTGATCGCTCACTCCCGACAGGATGCCATCCTCGCGCGTGTCGTGGACGCCTTGAGCAAGGTCAAAGGCGCGTTCAGTCTGTTGTTCCTCTCCTCCGAGGGGATCGTGGCGGTGCGGGACCCCTTCGGGTTCCGTCCCTTGTCGCTGGGACGACTCCGGGAAGGCTGGGTGGTGTCGTCGGAGTCGGTGGCCTTCAATCTCGTGGAAGCCGACTACGTGCGCGACATCGAGCCCGGAGAACTGGTGGTGATCAACGATCGGGGCGTCACCTCGTTCCATCCGTTTTCAGCCACGCCGCAGGCTCAGTGTGTGTTCGAACACGTCTACTTTTCCCGCCCCGACAGTCGCGTATTCGGGCACAATGTCTACTCGGTTCGCAAGCGGAACGGGATCAGGCTGGCGAAGGAGGCGCCGGTTGCGGCGGACGTCGTCATCCCGGTTCCGGATTCAGGCATTCCGGCGGCGATCGGGTTTTCCGAAGGTTCGGCGGTGCCGTTCGAAGAGGGGTTGGTCCGAAGCCACTATATCGGGAGAACCTTTATCGAGCCGCAAGACTCGATCCGGCACTTCGGGGTGCGCATCAAACTGAGTCCGATTCGTGAGGTGCTGGAAGGAAGGCGGGTGGTGGTGGTGGACGACTCGTTGGTGCGGGGCACGACGAGCCGGAAGCTGTTGAAAATGCTGCGCAGCGCGGGCGCGAAAGAGGTGCACCTGCGGATCGCCTCGCCTCCGATCATTTCGCCGTGTTTTTATGGGATCGACACGCCGACCCGCCAGGAGCTGATCGCCACCTCCCACACGGTAGAGGAGACCCGCAAGTACATCGGCGCCGACAGCCTGGCGTACCTGAGCCGCGCGGGATTGTTTGCCGCGTTTGGCTCCGAGGAGGCCGACGGAAACTCGTTTTGTGACGCCTGCTTCACCGGCCAGTACCCGGTCCCGTTTACTAAGGAAGAACTCGTTCAACTCGGGCTGTTCTGA